Sequence from the Peromyscus eremicus chromosome 4, PerEre_H2_v1, whole genome shotgun sequence genome:
TACCCTGACCATGGGGATACTCACCATTGTCCACTGGGGCTCCTCCCTGCCCTGTGACTCATGCTCCTGTCTTTATGGGAGACCATAGCCATGGGGAGAGCCAGATCCCCTGAACCACACAGTGCACGAAGCTGGAAGGGGTTGTGACGGTGCCCTCCAGGGCAAGGTGTTCCCACTCTGGCGTCTCCAACCTGCATCATGACTTACAGAGTGTTTGGGAACTGTCTGTGCCTTACCTAATAGCTTTCCtaagttgatttttttatttttacaaccctagcatttattttaaaaggaaaagataatCATTACTCTAGTGGATAACTAGTGTCACTGGCCATGAATACAACATGATCATGAAGTTAAGTATTACTGGGATGATGAAGTCAGCTCCCTGAAGGCGTCACTAGAGGTTTACTGCTGGATCCCCAGCCCCCAGAGCAGGACCTGGCACACAAGTTCTCAGGACTGAGTGTGCTACTGAGTCAGAGAGTAAATGCAGAACGGAATGAGGGACCCGAGCTTCAGTGAAAAGGAGGAAGAGCGGAGGTCACAGGGTCCCTGAAGCCAGCCATGAGTGGACAGATTCAGATAACTGAGTGGGATTTGAAAAGGGTGGAACTTCCTCACTGTGTGCTTTGGAGTTCAGTGACCCCTTATTTAGATGCGGCCTGTGCACATCAAAGGACCTTCTGGGCACAACAGGAACCCAGAGTTCAGGTGGCACGCTCCTCTCACATTCAACATGAGAGCAGGTCTAGGGGAGCCTGCTTGGTAGAGCTGCCTATGTCCTTCTGCTCCCACAAACACCTCTGACAAACACGTGGGACGTGCCAGCCTCTTCTACGACATGCATGATCTTTGGGgcttcctgcctcaccttccccaGCAGGAGACAGAACGGCCACGTGACCTTCTCCGCCTCCTCCCCACCGTGCTAACCAGGTTGTGTTGGCAGCTGAGCTCAGGGCCTGGGGTTCGGGTCTTTGCCTGGCAGGAGCCTGTGGGGGTGGCTGCAGCATAGCATCCGGGTGGGAGGCTTGGCACAGGAAAGCTGACATCACCCCTGACTCACTCTTCAGGCAGGGCCGGGGGTGGCCCATCACTCATCCCTATGGTCACTCTCACCTTCGTAACTACCCTGGCTCAGGCCTTTCAGCCCAGCCACTCacatctcctctcctccctgggcCAGCTGCTTGAGGCTAGGcttggaaggaaggggaagagaaagggcatCAGGGCAGAGCCGCGAGCATCTGACCGTGGAAGGGAAACCCATCCTACAAGCAGACCGAGTGGACAAACCGGAATCCCAAAGGCAGAAGGCCAGTGACGTCTAAGCAGCCGTCCAAATAAACGGTTACAGAAAATAACACAGAGGAGTATCATTTGTTCCAGTTGGGTACCCCACGGTTttaattgaagaaagaaaaataaataaaacctgagCCCCAAACTCACTTGTTAGGTCTGGGCTGTAAGAGCAAGGCCATGAAAAACCTTAAACAGAAACCAGCAGCTGTATGGGCACGCAGTGTCTAGCGATGACACACTGGCAGCCTGTGGAGCAGCCAGCCTGCTTGGGACCTCCCCCATGCTATTCCAGTATATGTCCAgagtcctgcctcctcttcttcccccatgCTATCCCAGTATATGTCCAGAGTCctgcctcttcttcttcccccatGCTATCCCAGTATATGTCCAgagtcctgcctcctcttcctcccccatgCTATCCCAGTATATGTCCAGAGTCctgcctcttcttcttcccccatGCTATCCCAGTATATGTCCAgagtcctgcctcctcttcctcccccatgCTATCCCAGTATATGTCCAgagtcctgcctcctcttcctcccccatgCTATTCCAGTACATGTCCAGAGTCCTGCCTCCTCTTGGAAGGCTCCCAGTGAACGAGAAGGTGGCGAGGGGTGTCTGACATCCTGCAGATGACTCATTTGTGGGGAGGGATGTGGGCTCTTCTACCCCAGCCTTGGACTTTCACCCTGGTATTGAAGGTGGGTTTTCCCCCTGATTTGCAAATCCGGCAGAAGGTGAAAGCAAGCCCCTCTTTTATGGTTAATTTGGCCTCCTTGAGTTCGTCTGGGTATGTCAGAGCTGAAAAGGGGACAGCTCCAAGGAGAGTGGTGTGACAGACCCATGCTGGCTCAGGTGCAAAGACAGACACCCGATAAACCTTCAGCAACACACTGTCACCCTGCAGGGAGCCCCAGCCGCCCAGTCTGGCATTGGAGTCAGGGAGCTGGAGTTTCCCACAAAGCTAAGCTGATTTCATTCCTGCTGCAGGGACCTCAGCTGGCAGGGCCTCCCTCTTCCCTACAGCTGGAAGGCTGTGGCTCCAGGCATGGCAGGTGACTCTGGTCAGCAAGACTAGACACGATGGTCCCCCTTCATGCTCTGTAATTTGTCCCTGGAATCAGCCATTAAGTCATCTGTGAGGCTGATGCCGAGGATAAGAGCCCCTATCGGCTTTAGGGATCTATGGTCCAGACTCCCTGGCTGGGCTGCCAGTTCTGCTGTATCAGCCTCCAGTCTGGCTTGGTGGTGGGAAGGgacccaggctgtggtggcagagCCTCAGAGCCCTGGAACCAGCGTGCATGACGGTGACACAGGCACGTGATATCTGGTCCAGGAGTCCTTGTGCTTCTCCCTTGCATCCTGTGTCCCCCAGAGGACCCACGCTCCAGGCCAAGAGCAAAGGCACAGCATTCTGCTCCAGCACCCATATACCCTACCTTATGCTGGGGGTCACACAGGCCCTAGCTGTAGGCCTCCAAGACAGTGGAAACACGGTCTGTAGGAAGCTGAAAGAGCCTAAGGGCACAGAGGATCGGCTCAAGGAAAATAGGATTTGGGAGGCTGGGTTTTGAACACTGTCCCCACCCACCATGTCTGCTTCAGATGGAGTTCAGCCACCTACTAACATTTCTTGCCCCCAACCTAGGAGCCCCGGGGGCCCACACACAGCTGGGCCTCACCACATCCTCCAGGAGGGGGGCTGGCACTTGGGTGGGGGAGGACGGGACCGGCTGTGGGTTACTCAGCTCCCCATTCTTACAGCTGGGTGTGGGACCGAGGCCTGTCCCAGGAGGGTTTGTAGCTCTAAGGGGTTGGGAGGGGGCAGGTTCTGTAAGTGGCTCTCCTTCTTCCCCTCAAATTCCCGCCAGGCCTGGCTAGGCCCTGGGAGAGCCCAGCTTCGTCAGCAGAGGACTTCCCCTTCAACCCTGGCCGGTGACATGGGAAGTACTTCTTTTGGGGCCCTTGGGGGTTTCCCTGGGCCCCTGGGGAAAGAAGCTGCCCTAGACATAAGTGGAAACGTCACAGgcccctgctcccctcccctgtAAAGCCCCCAGACCCAGGACTTTGGCTTCCAGGGCCTACTCCAGCCAGGCCAACTTTCGGTAAAAGCCTGCCATGGGGAGAAGGGGACAGACATTTTCCTAAGGTCTCTAAAATGGGACAAGTGGTGTCCTACCTTCTAGTGTACCATCATCAGTAGCAACGGGTAATGGGTCTATTATTTGTTATCGAAATTCCTAGAATGAAACCCCTGGGAGAGAATGGGAGAAGTGAGGAAGCCTAAGACCCCAGTAACTCCAAGGCTCTGTGCCCCTGAGAAGCTGAGTTCCCCAAGAACTTAGCGGCCTGGAGCCGGGCAGAGTGGAGAGCGCTGGAGCGTACACACTGAGGAGACGTGGGTGGGGCCCCTAGACTCCCGGCTGACGCTTGTCACGGTCTGGTCCCCAGTTCCTTCCCCCGCGTGTTTCTCCCCCAGATCCCCTCCCCCCAGTCCGCTCCTGGAGCCCCGGAGGCGGCCCAGCCCACGTCCCACGTGAAGCCACGGGGGCGGGCGCCGGCGCCTTCCTGTTCTACCCTTGTATGGCGACCCGAGGGGCGGGCTCTCGAGTACTTAAGCAGGGGCGCGGCAAAACGCGCCCAGAGCCAACAGCTGGGGCCACACACACTCGCCACCGCGGGAGCCGGGGAAGGGCAAGCCGAGGGAGAGGACCGCGGGGATCAGGGGGCTTTGCGATGCCGATCGCCATGAGGCTGGAGGCCGCACACGAGCTGGAGTGTGCGGCGCTGGGCGCCCTGCTGCGGGAGCCGCGGGAGGCCGAGGGCACGCTGCTGCTCGACTGTCGCCCGTTCCTGGCCTTCTGCCGGCGCCACGTGCGCTCCGCGCGGCCAGTGCCCTGGAACGCGCTGCTGCGGCGCCGTGCGCGCGGCACCCCCGCCGCCGCCCTCGCCTGCCTGCTGCCCGACCGCGCGCTCCGGGCACGCCTGGGTCGCGGGGAGCTGGCCCGCGCCGTGGTGCTGGACGAAGGCAGCGCGTCGGTGGCGGAGCTCTCGCCCGACGGCCCGGCTCACCTGCTGCTCGCCGCGCTGCTGCATGAGATGCGCGCGGGATCCACGGCCGTGTGCTTCCTTCGAGGTGAGCCGGCGCCCCGCACTCCGCGCCCCGCGCCCGCGCGCCCCCGCGCTCCGGCCTCTTGGCTGACCTTGCCTTTCCTTTCTTGCTCTCCCCGCAGGTGGCTTCGAACGCTTCCAGGCATGCTGTCCAGATCTGTGCTCTGAAGCCCCTGCCCAGGCGCTACCTCCTGCTGGGGCCGAAAATAACAGCTCAGACCCTAGGGCTCCCATCTATGACCAGGTGAGTTGAAATCAGAAGTATTTGTCTTCCTTTCTAGTCCCATTGTCTATACAAGAGGGATGCCTCTGGGGGAAAGCCAGGGGTGTGTTCAAgtacgcgcgcgcacacacacacacacacacacacacacacacacacacacgacatgcaAATGATGTGAATGTGTATATCCTCATACGGACTTTAAGGCATGAGTGGCATATGTGTGTCTGAACATGTGCCCCCCTTTGTACCCTCAAGACTTTTAGTTCTGTTCTTGGTCAGAGAACTAGCCTAGAGCTCCTCTTGTATGTAGCCAGCCCATGATGTCTCTGCCCCACTCAGGGCTCAAGCGCTCCAGGCCAAGGCTGAGGTCTCACCAgtgtccccttcctcctccagggCGGTCCTGTGGAGATCTTGCCCTACCTGTACCTGGGCAGCTGCAGGCACTCCTCGGACCTCCAGGGGCTCCAGGCCTGCGGTATCACAGCCGTGCTCAACGTCTCGGCCAGCTGCCCCAACCATTTCGAGGGGCTGCTCCATTACAAGAGCATCCCGGTAGAAGATAACCAGATGGTGGAGATTAGTGCCTGGTTCCAGGAGGCTATCGGCTTCATCGGTAAGGGAGCCTCAGCCCAGGGGTCTGGGGGAGCTGTCTGGGGAACAGCCGGGAGGCCTGTTTCCTCCGTCCACCTTCCTGTCTGactcccccctccccatttcctttGCAGACTCAGTGAAGAGTAGTGGAGGCCGGGTGTTGGTGCACTGCCAAGCTGGTATCTCCCGCTCAGCCACCATCTGCCTGGCATACCTGATTCAGAGCCACCGAGTACGGCTGGACGAGGCCTTTGACTTTGTCAAGCGACGTCGGGGGGTCATCTCCCCCAACTTCAGCTTCATGGGGCAGCTCCTGCAGTTTGAGACTCAGGTGCTGTGCCACTGAGTCAGACCCTGGCCTGGCCCCACCGTGCTGCCTCTCACTGACGACTCCTGGGGGAAGCTGCTGTGGACTGCTGGCCCTTCCCTAGCCTAGCTCATCCCTCACCTTGTCCTCAGCTTGGGGTGCTAGCAAGGCCAGGGTGATGGCTTTTCTGATATGGTGCTCTTCTGCTGGGGGCTTAAGGGCTGGCCCTTATTCGGGGGACCAGGGCAGATAGTCTGtttgctctccctcccccaactctggcAGAAATTAATTGGACTCTAAACCCCCCTGTATTGTAGTCCCACTATGTTAAAGCCCTTGGTAGCCCAAGGGCTCAAGGAACAAGCTGTGACAAGCAGGAACCTTGTGTAGGGGTGTGCACCCCTTGACCCAAAGCTCCAGCCTTGTGCTCCCAGGGGAGCCAggaagtgatgtgtgtgtgtgtgtgtgatgttactGACATCTTGCTTTTGTGTAAGTATGCGTGTGTCTCGCCACAGTTGGTGCTGAAAAGTTATTTGTGTTCAACTGACATGTAACACTCCCTGACTTCCTCCCAGCCCTGTGGGCCAGGGAGGGGGGCGTTGGAAACAGCactttatatttatatagaaCATTGAGGATGTGTCAATAAAAAcaactttttgtttaaaaaagcaaTAACACAAGCGTCTGGTCTCAAGTCCGTACCTGCGATGGCTGAGCAACTGAGCGGTCTTCGCCGTTCTGGCCTGGGGTCTTTCCCACACAGGCTCTGGCTTGTGGTTGAACTGGGAGGGTTCAGGGAGGCAGACTCCAGGTCTCAGTGCTTACCCGATCAGACCCCCTTTCCTTGAGGACCACATTTTCCCAGTGTGtgatgtgcaggtgtgtgttgACTGAGGGCACTCAGATCATTGTCCGGAACCCAGAGCAGAGGGCACTGGCTTCCTGGGGCTGAATGAGGGGTACACAACCTGTCCCTGGGGCCCATTCTCTCTGTCCTGGGGTAAGGCACTCAGGAACTAGGGTtgttctcagccttcctccaGGACTATACCAGTTTTTATGGGGACCTGCCTGTGCTCTTGATGTCTTTCTAGCTCAGGGTGGGTAAGGGACACCTGGGCCCCAGAGTCTTTAATATCATCATTGCATACATATCATGACTGGTTGCTGGCTGTCCCACTTCCTCTCATTCCTTACCTCCTGTGTTTCTAACATTTTACCCTCCTAACAAatggcctccctccctcccttcctccctccctcccttccttccttcttccttccttcctttcattcattcatttggcttgcctggaactggatatgtagagcaggttggcttcaaactcacaagagaacctcctgcctttgcctcccgagtactgtgattaaaggcacgcaccaccacaaaTGACATTTCATACTCTCTCTCCTTAAAGTTTACTTGtcaaaacaaaactcaactttACCATTCTATGTGTTCAGTAGTATTAGATAATAGTCACAGCAGTTTTCTCTAGAACGTTCCATCTTGAAAAATGGGAACACATTATATGTGGACACTAATTCCCAAACCCTCCTCCGAGTGGCCTCTACATTCTGCTGAACTGGTGATTCTGGGGACTCAATGAGTGTGGCCATATAGCATttgtctcctttaaaaaaatacatactttttattctttgagaatttcatacacgtaTACAATATGTTTTGACCAAACTCgcctctccctcctccaacccTCCCACACCCCCACCTTCACgtcctctttttgttttctcacccactaagtccaattagtgcttccCAAATACTCACAGGTGTGGGGTCATGCAGTGGAGCCCGGGCACACCCCCAAAGAAAATGACTCTAACaaccatcaattgccaatagctgcTTAGCTAGAGGCCTCGAGAACTCCTCcccctccatgctggaattttgactggcttgatcttgcacaGGTAACCCCAGTTGCCCCAAGTTGGAGCGCCACGGCCacatcatgtccagaagatagcatttcacagctctcctccccgtgggctggctcttacattctttctgcccctcccTCTGAGAGGAGACCTTCTCTGTGCTGTGGAGGGGACAGGGAGACATAGCTGTCCcctttgagaatgagcactcagTCACTTATTCTCGGCACACTGaccagggagggggaggggagggggagaagaaagaaagaaagaaagaaagaaagaaagaaagaaagaaagaaagaaagaaaggtaaagaaaagaaaagaaagaaagaaagaaagaaaagaaaagaaaagaaaagaaaagaaaagaaaagaaagaaagaaaggtaaagaaaaagagagaggaaacctTATACAGGTGTAGTGACCACACCTGCATCATCAGATACATCGGGTAGGGGAGGGTGCCTGAGTTCTCAGGCAGATTTTCTGTGTCTGAGCCCCTTGgaagggggtggggcaggaaaaGCGGTCACTTCTGGTGCTGGGGTCTCAGTCCCGCCCACGAACCTTGCTACAATGCTTCTCTGCCCTCTGGTGGCAGGAGGGGATTTCAGGGACACTATGCTGCTGAGTGGTTTGTTTTGTGTCCCCCCGCCCACTTTTTAACCCATTTCAACCATGATGGGTAGGACTATGGTCTAGAAGGCGCAGGCCTGGGGGAGGGTCCTCAGGTAGGAGTGGGCAGGTCTTCAGGTGGCGGCTGTTGGGAGGTTGTTCATGGAGGTGGTTGGGAGGCTGCAGGTGTGGGCTGGGGAAGCCGTTATTAAAGGGGCGAGTGGTGCAGCGCCTGCGCTTAGGATGTCCTTTTCTGCTGTGGTTCTGTACATTGCTTGCTGAGAGGGCAGTGAGGACCCACCATGGGGAGTGTGCGAGGCCTGTGGTCTTGGATGCTAGCTTTGCTCTCTTTGCCTGGTAAGCTGGCTCCTGCCTTGGGGCACTGGGAGGAGGCCGGGGGCTGTGCTGTGGCTTAAAATAGTCATAAATGAGCCTCATGGctccacatggaggggtgtgcCTGGGACACTGTGTCCCAGAGGGGACCTCCCAACACCTGTAGGAGGAGAGGGCCCACGTAACCGTAGATTGCCAAGTTCATGGCCACATACCTTACCTATTTGTTTTAAGGTAGAGGCTCTGTTCTGGCCTGGCTGGGGCAGCAGTCACTCAAGCTGACCCTGGGTTGAGGAAAAAGTTGAAGAGAAGGGTCTGAGGCTAGCCCTGAGTCGGGTGCTACCTCAAGATTTAAAGTccactctgcctctctcctgcATCTCTTCTGTGCTGCCCTAGCCAAGTGTTAGTCCCTTAAAGGGCTCTCCTTCACTGAAGTCATCTAGACCTTGTTGCTAGGTGGGGCTGAGTGGGAAGCCCAGGAGGGTTCCAGGATGCATGCTGGGAGGCCTCTCCTGGAAGGGGCTGGGTTTTGCTGCCCAAatccctcagtttccccatgttcTGCTGTCCTGTCTCACCGATGGAGCCCTGGGGACATCTATGTCTGCACTTGTCTTCCGTGGGCCAggtttggtcctaggagcacccTCAGTGCCCAGATGTTCAGGAGTCTGCAGTACCAGTGTCCCAGAAGGCTTCACTCCTGAAGGGAGCCAGGAATCTCAGGACAAGGACATCCCGGCAATTAACCAAGGTGAGACTACTGGATCATACTCACAAAAGCCATGCTGAGTGTGAGTGTGCAGAAAAGGTTGAAAAGAAATGTTCCCACTTATTCAGGGACTTCTAAATAAGTGCAGGTTTCATGAGGGAATGCTtgtcttttttctgtgtttttttttttctggtgaattattgttatttttattttatttaatttttattgattctctgtgggtttcacatcatgcatcccgatCCCACTTACCTACCCGTCCCctcacatccaccctctgcccatGCAACTCTCcctaccaaacaaaacaaaatttaaaagaaaaacccgaAACCAAgccaaccaaacaacaataaacacCAACAAAAGAATCTCgccatggaagctgtagtgtggcctgttgagTTACACAGTTTACACCTTAGTCCATTCCTCTTTACtggtaagtgttcattgcaatgagtcattcaTTGGTctagtttgaggcctctggtttctgctacaccattgaTAATGGGCTCTCTCtgggggctcctcttggatattctgttgttgtcctgtatcatggagatcctgcagttttggatctgtagattCGTTCCCCTTCACATGTCCCAACAGTTCATAAATACTGGTAGATACTGAGGTGGGCtgactcatagccctggttctgggcctgggtggtagctgggccTGTTAGCCCACTAGCTTTCCCTCATCGTCACTACCCAGTGtatgagtgagttctaggacagccagggctacacagtgacaccctgtcttgaaaaaaaaatcaagagagagaagagagcaagcACTGGCTCTTTCTCAGCCTGGGAGTTGAGCGAAATCATCGGTAGATATTTGAGAACACCTCACTCTGTGAGGGGCAGTGTGCAGGTGTGACCTAGCTGGTAGGGGGTGGggtattaaaaaacaaagaagccaGTGTGGCTCAGGGCTCCTGTCTGGGGATCTCGGACAGTGAAGAACACAGACACATTGGGCTGAAGTTAGTGGCAGTGAAGATGAATTCAGATATTGGAGACATCATGGGCTGAAATGTTGGGGGAACAGAGGTAACCTTGGCTTAGGGTAGGTGGTGACCACAGAGTGATCTGCTCCCTTTCTTTGTGAGCTGGTTAAGATGGGCACCGATTCTTACTCAGTTGTTATCCCCTGGAAGTCTCCAGAACCAAGAGtcttcctggcactcactttcaATGCCATCAGAGTAGTTGCTACAGCTGCCCTGCCTGGCTGATGTCTTATTGGGCAACGCCACTGTCCCCAGCTGCCGTGAATGATGGCTATAATGGCTGTTAATACCACACAACTGTACCAGGTCCtggagcagtgcttctcaaccttcctgtgaccctttaatatagttcctcatgctgtggtgacccccaaccataaaattattttcgttgctacttcataactaactttgctactattatgaatcataatgtaaatatctgtgttttccaatggtcttaggtgatctctgtgaaagggtcgttcgacTCCCAAAGaagtcatgacccataggttgaaaaCCATTGTCCTGGAGAatggccttttgttttgtttttgtttttgttttttgttttttgagacagggtttctccatgtagttttggtgcctgtcccggatctcgctctgtggaccaggctggcctcgaactcacagagatctgcctggctctgcctcccgagtgctgggattaaaggtgttgctGCCAGGAGAGTGGCTTTTTAAATTTAAGGATGCAGCGTTGGTCAGAGATAATCTTGAGGTGACTCCTTTCACCTGAAGAGGACTCAAGGGGTGTGACTAGTCTGTGTCGTCTGAAACTCTGAGATGAGGCAGCACTCCTGCATTTCTCTCAAGCCTTCTGTGGTTTCTGTCAGCGCCTCAGGGGTCCTCCTGAgatttctcttcccagcagtcaGCTACAGAAGGCTTCCTGACTAGGAGAAAGATGAGAGGCTGAAGCAAACGGAGACAAAAAAAGTATTTATCTTCCTCAACTTCCTTGTGTGGTTATGACTTGTAATTTTGGTTCCTTTACCTCAAGGTCCAGAATGTAACAGGATAATGGGAAGTAGATGGTGAGGGGCcaaggtgaggcaggagagacCAGGGCATGTTCTGGGGAGTGTGGCCAGGGCTGGAGTGAGcctggatggaagaggaggatgCATTCTGACAGAGGGTTGGGAGTTGGGGCTGGATCGCAAGTGCTGAGGGAGCCGTGGACTATGTTGGAACAGGGGAAGGATACTGAGGCTGAGAAGCTTCATCTGCAGGCTGGGGCTCAGCAGGGCCGTTGTTAGACTTCTCCAAAGTCACATGCCTTGGTGCTCAAGGAGGTTAGCTCCAAAGTGGAAGGCATAAACGCTGGCAGTGCTGGGCCCGTCCCAGCCTGTGTTCTGGAAGCCACAGAGGACACacatcccttcctcctttccctctcagGGCTCATCTCAGAGGAGACCCCAGAGAGCAGCTTCCTGGTCGAAGGGGACATCATCCGGCCGGTGAGTTGTACACAATTGGTATGAACAGCCACAAAGCTGTGAGGGAACTCTCAGAACCCTCTTCTAAGGGTCTGGAGTGCTTTGGTTTGTATGGCTGGTTAGGTACAACTGTCAAGGTCATCATGATTACGATAACGGTGACAGCTGAAATGACAACCTAGTCAGCCGAAGCGTGCTCGTTGGAAGCGGGGATTCAAGCTCTCAGACCCCACTTGACACCCTGCCCAGGGGAAAagtgtagaaagcacaaggcTGGAGAGCCCAGGTCGACTTGTACACGTGTGAGACCTGGATAACTGTCAAGATCCCCAGGGAAGCCAGAACAAGGAGAAACTTGGAGAGGTCATCTTGGCTAGGGATGGAGGGCTGAGACAgaagggaggaggctgaggggcaCTGGAATGACTTGTTGCGGAGAGAGGACACATTGTTTAGGAGAGGTAGTGCCACCCTGTAGATGGCAGAAGGCTGCTGAATAGGACAGTGAGCAGTGGAAAGGAAGACTTTTCACTGCTTGTTCAGAGGTGACTGAGGGTCTGAGGCCTGGCACCCTAAGGAGTGGGACGCTTAGGTGGCCCGTGTCCTCCATTAACTCTGAGCTGCCCTCTCTCCTCAGAGCCCCTTCCGATTGTTGTCGGTGACCAACAATAAATGGCCCAAGGGTACTGATGGCATTGTGGAGATCCCCTTCCTGCTCTCTAGCAAGTATGGTAAGAAAGCTGAGGTGGGGCATTCTCCTGTGTGCAGCAGGGCTCCTGCAGGGAGCATCCTTCCCTTCTGCAGTACCACACCCCCTCTTACACAGAGTGCTGTGCAGAGCGCCTATCCCCAGGGCATcctgaactctgtgtgtgtgtctgtgtctgtgtgcacctgtgtctgtgtgcgcgtctgtgtctgtgtgtgtgtgtgtctctgtgtggtgtCTGTGGTCACACAGCTCAGGCCTTCTTGCCAACATTGTCCTTTCCGAACACTGTTTTGGAAGGTGGACTTAATGTCTGGTCTCAGCCCCCATGCAGACTTCAAAGGTCCTCAAGAGCTATGGGACCTCCATGGGGGTCAGCCATGGTGTGTCTTTCCCAGATGAGTCCAGCCGCCGGGTCATTCTGGAGGCCTTCGCTGAGTTTGAGCGTTTCACATGCATCCAGTTTGTCCCCTACCAGGGCCACAGAGACTTCATTTCCATCCTTCCTATGTCAGGGTAAGTACTCCTGGGGTGTGGGCATGTGTCTTCTCTGTTCTTCCCTTAGTATGCACGAGTGGCATTAGGCCTATTTCTGGGCCTCAATCCCAGGCTACCCTGAATGGTTCATTCATGACCTGGACCTTCGGGGCCAAAGGTGGGTGAGGGAAGACCACTGGACACAGGGCCCTCCTCTACTGGAGATCTTGTGGTATGAGTCTGGGGAAATGTTGGGGTCCTAGGTCTACCATTCATGTGTCAACCTGAGTGAGTCCAGGTGAGCCCTAATTTAgcctcctctgccttctttccGAGGTGTAGGGGTAGTGGCAATACCTGTATCCTACTTTTACTGGAGCCTGACATGATGTGGATGGAAGCCGTGACTCAGGCTTATGATATAGGTTTGCTCACATAATGACCTTGTCTACTGTGTATGAATGTCAGGTCCCATCTTTTGGCAGCTCAGGTGGTAATAAAACTC
This genomic interval carries:
- the Dusp2 gene encoding dual specificity protein phosphatase 2, producing MPIAMRLEAAHELECAALGALLREPREAEGTLLLDCRPFLAFCRRHVRSARPVPWNALLRRRARGTPAAALACLLPDRALRARLGRGELARAVVLDEGSASVAELSPDGPAHLLLAALLHEMRAGSTAVCFLRGGFERFQACCPDLCSEAPAQALPPAGAENNSSDPRAPIYDQGGPVEILPYLYLGSCRHSSDLQGLQACGITAVLNVSASCPNHFEGLLHYKSIPVEDNQMVEISAWFQEAIGFIDSVKSSGGRVLVHCQAGISRSATICLAYLIQSHRVRLDEAFDFVKRRRGVISPNFSFMGQLLQFETQVLCH